From a single Hominilimicola fabiformis genomic region:
- a CDS encoding P-II family nitrogen regulator codes for MAEMTKVEIITRQSKLEDLKAALNEIGINGMTVTNVLGYGVQKGQKHQYRGVEYNVDLLPKIKIEMVVCTVPVEDVVNTAISVLRTGEIGDGKIFISPVSRVIKVRTGEEDREALL; via the coding sequence ATGGCAGAAATGACAAAAGTCGAAATTATCACCAGACAAAGCAAGCTTGAAGATTTAAAGGCGGCTTTGAATGAAATCGGAATCAACGGTATGACAGTTACCAATGTTCTTGGATATGGTGTACAGAAAGGTCAGAAACATCAGTACAGAGGTGTTGAGTATAACGTTGATTTACTTCCGAAAATTAAGATTGAAATGGTTGTATGTACAGTACCGGTTGAAGATGTTGTAAATACAGCGATTTCGGTTTTAAGAACAGGCGAAATCGGTGACGGTAAGATTTTCATTTCTCCGGTATCACGAGTTATTAAGGTAAGAACCGGTGAAGAAGACAGAGAGGCTTTATTATAG
- the rpoZ gene encoding DNA-directed RNA polymerase subunit omega, with protein sequence MMIKPGISDLSKCVDSRYTLVTMAAKRARMIGEERMHDMDAYGDEKPVSVAAEEIVEGKVGYVRSEAIKRAKAWEDEKAAAILSLNSNDDVQPEEIEVAEDDTEDNE encoded by the coding sequence ATGATGATTAAACCTGGAATTTCGGATCTTTCAAAGTGTGTGGACAGCCGTTATACACTTGTTACAATGGCGGCAAAACGTGCGAGAATGATTGGTGAAGAACGTATGCACGATATGGACGCATACGGCGATGAAAAACCTGTATCAGTTGCGGCAGAGGAAATCGTAGAGGGAAAAGTAGGCTATGTTCGCTCAGAGGCTATCAAGCGTGCAAAGGCTTGGGAGGACGAAAAGGCTGCGGCTATTCTTTCTCTAAACAGTAATGATGACGTACAGCCGGAAGAAATCGAAGTTGCAGAAGACGATACAGAAGATAACGAATAA
- a CDS encoding Rqc2 family fibronectin-binding protein, whose protein sequence is MAFDAVAVRCLVKDLKDKLINSRIDKIHQPEKDEITINLRTMTDNFKLVLSASPAHPRVHFTNVSKKNPISAPMFCMLLRKHIGSGKITDIEQIGFERIIKFSIESYDELGDLTTKYLIVEIMGRHSNIILTNQDMRILDCIKHIDFTVSSVRQLLPGLDYVSPPVQDKTDLTEISETANIDFSSPIQTADKAILSAIAGISPLTSREIVYRAFGRTDVKCSELTDNGRNKLLYETVKLAKDVQQNNFSPCMIINSASGKLMEFSATPITQYESLAEIKEFDDISVLLDTFYRTRDMHERMRQKSADLVKLLNNNIERVSKKLGILNKTLADSENKDKYKIYGDLLMANLYNMKNGQSSVEVIDYYKEDSPTVKIPLSPQLSPSQNAQKYYKRYNKAKNAEIEAAKQIENAKNDLEYLESTLAAIETSDTESDLNAIRAELIAEGYLNRKFNPKKQKQNASKPMHFVSSDGFDIYVGKNNTQNDYLTLKFANSSDLWFHTKNIHGSHTIIKLGLDKYVPKTTITEAAELAAYYSKGRDSSQVPVDFTQIKNVKKPNGAKPGMVIYDYYNTIYVTPKELKNE, encoded by the coding sequence ATGGCATTTGACGCAGTAGCGGTTCGTTGTCTTGTCAAAGACCTTAAAGACAAGCTTATAAACAGCCGTATAGATAAAATACATCAGCCTGAAAAAGACGAAATTACAATAAATTTGAGAACAATGACGGATAATTTTAAACTTGTGCTTTCTGCAAGTCCTGCACATCCGCGTGTTCATTTCACAAACGTTTCAAAGAAAAATCCTATCAGTGCGCCTATGTTTTGTATGCTTTTGAGAAAGCATATCGGCAGCGGTAAAATTACGGATATTGAACAGATTGGCTTTGAACGTATTATAAAATTTTCGATAGAAAGTTATGATGAACTCGGCGACCTTACGACAAAATATCTTATAGTCGAAATTATGGGCAGACATTCAAATATTATTCTTACCAATCAAGATATGCGTATTCTTGACTGTATCAAACACATTGATTTTACGGTAAGTTCGGTACGTCAGCTGCTTCCCGGACTTGACTATGTTTCACCGCCTGTACAGGATAAAACCGACCTTACGGAAATAAGCGAAACAGCAAACATAGATTTTTCATCACCGATACAGACCGCCGATAAAGCCATTCTTTCCGCAATAGCAGGTATCAGTCCGCTTACATCAAGAGAAATTGTATATCGTGCGTTCGGTCGCACAGACGTGAAGTGTTCCGAACTTACGGATAACGGCAGAAATAAACTTTTATACGAAACGGTTAAACTTGCCAAAGACGTTCAGCAAAACAATTTCAGCCCTTGTATGATTATAAATTCCGCCTCGGGCAAATTAATGGAATTCAGTGCCACGCCTATAACACAGTACGAATCACTTGCGGAAATTAAAGAATTTGACGACATAAGCGTACTTCTTGACACATTTTACAGAACTCGCGATATGCACGAGAGAATGCGTCAAAAGAGTGCCGACCTTGTGAAACTTCTTAACAATAATATAGAACGTGTTTCAAAAAAGCTCGGCATTTTAAATAAAACGCTTGCCGATTCGGAGAATAAAGATAAATATAAAATATACGGTGACTTGCTTATGGCAAATCTTTATAATATGAAAAACGGTCAGTCGAGCGTTGAAGTTATAGATTACTACAAAGAGGATTCGCCTACCGTAAAAATCCCGCTTTCGCCGCAGCTTTCACCGTCACAGAATGCACAGAAGTATTACAAGCGATATAACAAGGCGAAAAATGCTGAAATTGAGGCAGCAAAACAAATTGAAAACGCCAAAAATGACCTTGAATATCTAGAAAGCACACTTGCCGCTATCGAAACATCTGATACGGAATCAGACTTAAACGCAATTCGTGCGGAACTGATTGCCGAAGGCTATTTAAACAGAAAATTCAATCCGAAAAAGCAAAAACAAAATGCGTCAAAACCTATGCACTTTGTAAGTTCCGACGGTTTTGATATTTATGTGGGCAAGAATAATACCCAAAACGATTACCTTACATTAAAATTTGCAAATTCGTCTGATTTGTGGTTTCATACCAAAAATATTCACGGCTCGCATACAATCATAAAACTCGGACTTGATAAATACGTTCCGAAAACGACAATCACGGAGGCTGCCGAACTTGCGGCATACTATTCAAAAGGTCGTGATTCGTCACAAGTTCCCGTTGACTTTACGCAGATTAAAAATGTCAAAAAACCAAACGGTGCAAAACCCGGTATGGTGATATATGATTATTACAACACAATATATGTTACACCGAAAGAATTAAAGAACGAGTAA
- a CDS encoding ammonium transporter yields MLNSGDIGFMIIAATYVFLMTPGLAFFYGGLAQRKNVLNTMMMSVAFMGLSSVLWVLCGYSLSFSGDLGGVIGNLKWFAFNGVGAEAGPYSDNIPNMGFALFQMMFAIITPSLITGAVAGRMKFKAIFLFVFLWQFVVYYPMAHMVWGGGFLAQIGSIDFAGGNVVHISSGVSGLVLAILIGKRKGIEKRSVVPHNIPFVVLGASLLWFGWFGFNAGSALTADGLALHAFTTTNTSAACAMLSWMIIDIIKGGKPTVVGACTGGVIGLVAITPGAGFVPIWASFIIGALVSPICYFALSVLKPKFGYDDALDAFGCHGIGGIWGGIATGLFAQTSINPVAKWDGLVFGDYHLFVAQVLSILVTIAVAVVGTLICVGIVRLFTKLRVDENSENVGLDDSEHGERAYSAIWE; encoded by the coding sequence ATGTTAAACAGTGGCGATATAGGATTTATGATAATTGCGGCAACGTATGTGTTTTTGATGACACCGGGATTGGCTTTTTTCTATGGCGGTCTTGCACAAAGAAAAAATGTGCTCAATACAATGATGATGTCAGTAGCATTTATGGGACTTTCGTCGGTATTGTGGGTACTTTGCGGATATTCGCTTTCATTCAGCGGTGACTTGGGCGGAGTTATAGGAAACTTAAAGTGGTTTGCGTTTAACGGTGTCGGAGCGGAGGCAGGTCCTTACAGTGACAATATCCCTAATATGGGTTTTGCGTTGTTTCAGATGATGTTTGCCATTATAACACCGTCGCTTATTACAGGTGCAGTTGCGGGAAGAATGAAATTTAAAGCAATATTCTTATTTGTATTCTTGTGGCAGTTTGTGGTTTATTATCCGATGGCTCATATGGTTTGGGGCGGCGGATTTCTTGCTCAAATCGGCTCAATCGACTTTGCCGGCGGTAACGTTGTACATATAAGCTCCGGTGTTTCGGGTCTTGTGCTTGCAATATTAATCGGTAAGAGAAAAGGCATTGAGAAAAGAAGTGTCGTACCGCATAATATTCCGTTTGTTGTACTCGGCGCGTCACTTTTGTGGTTTGGTTGGTTCGGATTTAATGCAGGAAGTGCGCTTACGGCAGACGGTCTTGCACTTCACGCATTTACAACAACTAACACTTCTGCGGCTTGTGCAATGCTTTCGTGGATGATTATAGATATAATCAAAGGCGGAAAGCCGACAGTAGTCGGAGCTTGTACAGGCGGTGTTATCGGTTTGGTGGCAATTACACCGGGTGCAGGTTTCGTACCGATATGGGCGTCGTTTATTATCGGTGCACTTGTCAGCCCGATATGTTACTTTGCATTATCTGTATTAAAACCAAAATTCGGATATGATGACGCACTTGACGCATTCGGCTGTCACGGTATCGGCGGTATATGGGGCGGTATCGCAACAGGCTTGTTTGCACAAACTTCGATTAATCCGGTAGCTAAATGGGACGGTCTTGTTTTCGGTGATTATCATTTGTTCGTGGCACAGGTGCTTAGTATATTGGTAACAATAGCCGTTGCGGTTGTCGGAACATTGATTTGTGTGGGTATTGTAAGATTGTTTACAAAACTTCGTGTTGATGAAAACAGTGAAAATGTCGGTCTTGACGACAGTGAACACGGTGAACGCGCGTATTCGGCAATATGGGAGTAA
- a CDS encoding DUF370 domain-containing protein: protein MKLINIGFGNMVNAERVVAVVSPESAPIKRIIREAEDKGNLINATYGRRTRAVIVTDSDHIVLSALQTETVSGRLSGDTGEESVKGDE from the coding sequence ATGAAACTTATAAATATAGGCTTTGGAAACATGGTTAATGCCGAACGTGTTGTGGCAGTTGTAAGTCCAGAGTCCGCACCGATTAAACGTATAATTCGTGAGGCGGAGGATAAGGGTAATCTTATAAACGCAACATACGGCAGAAGAACAAGAGCCGTTATAGTAACCGATTCCGACCATATTGTTCTGTCGGCTTTGCAGACGGAAACGGTATCAGGCAGACTTAGCGGTGATACAGGAGAGGAGAGCGTTAAAGGCGATGAGTAG
- a CDS encoding ammonium transporter has translation MSTELLTTAVDCFWLFFGGVLVFFMQTGFTMVEAGFTRSKNTGNIIMKNIVDFMFGSIIYWFIGYGLMYGEGNGFIGIPFGDMFMNGMAGAENMDYTALFFQTVFCATSATIVSGAMAERTNFKAYCIYSAAISLFIYPIAGRWVWGGGWLSELGFHDFAGSAIVHMLGGTLSFVGAAILGPRIGKYTKDGKVNVIPGHNILIGALGVLILWVGWFGFNPASTGGLSDGGVQVAAKVFITTNLAACAAAITTMFFTWIRYGKPDVSMTLNGVLGGLVAITAPCDLVTPFASIIIGVVGAILMCLAIPFIDTKLKVDDPVGAISVHGICGLWGTIAVGLFASDTSAGAELLGLFYGGGLKALGVQALGAVSLIAWAAIIGSILFVVLKKAGLLRAKPQEEIEGLDSTEHGLASAYPDFVVSYNEKRSM, from the coding sequence ATGAGTACAGAACTATTAACAACAGCAGTAGACTGTTTTTGGTTATTCTTTGGCGGTGTATTGGTGTTCTTTATGCAAACAGGTTTCACAATGGTTGAAGCAGGCTTTACAAGAAGTAAAAACACAGGTAACATTATTATGAAGAACATAGTTGACTTTATGTTCGGTTCAATTATTTATTGGTTTATCGGTTACGGACTTATGTACGGCGAAGGTAACGGATTTATCGGTATTCCGTTCGGAGATATGTTTATGAACGGTATGGCAGGTGCAGAAAATATGGATTATACGGCATTGTTCTTCCAAACAGTATTCTGTGCAACATCTGCAACAATCGTTTCAGGTGCAATGGCTGAAAGAACAAACTTCAAAGCATATTGTATCTACAGTGCGGCTATTTCATTGTTTATTTACCCAATCGCAGGTCGCTGGGTATGGGGCGGCGGCTGGTTGTCAGAGTTAGGCTTCCATGACTTTGCAGGTAGTGCAATCGTACATATGCTTGGCGGTACATTATCATTTGTAGGTGCTGCAATTCTTGGTCCGAGAATCGGCAAGTACACAAAGGACGGAAAAGTAAACGTTATTCCGGGTCACAATATTCTTATCGGTGCACTTGGTGTACTTATTCTTTGGGTAGGTTGGTTCGGATTTAACCCTGCATCAACAGGCGGTCTTTCAGACGGTGGCGTACAAGTAGCCGCTAAGGTATTTATCACAACTAACCTTGCCGCTTGTGCAGCTGCAATCACAACAATGTTCTTTACATGGATTCGTTACGGTAAGCCGGATGTTTCAATGACTCTAAACGGTGTTCTTGGCGGTCTTGTTGCAATCACAGCTCCTTGCGACCTTGTAACTCCGTTTGCGTCAATTATTATCGGTGTTGTCGGTGCAATCTTGATGTGTCTTGCAATTCCGTTTATCGATACAAAGCTAAAGGTTGACGACCCTGTCGGTGCAATCAGTGTTCACGGTATATGCGGTCTTTGGGGTACAATCGCAGTCGGTTTGTTTGCTTCAGATACAAGTGCCGGTGCAGAATTACTTGGTCTGTTCTATGGCGGCGGTCTAAAGGCTTTGGGTGTTCAAGCTTTGGGTGCTGTTTCACTAATTGCATGGGCAGCAATCATTGGTTCAATTCTATTCGTTGTATTGAAGAAGGCTGGATTACTTCGTGCTAAGCCACAAGAAGAAATTGAAGGTCTTGACTCAACAGAACATGGTCTTGCATCAGCATACCCTGACTTTGTTGTATCGTATAACGAGAAAAGATCAATGTAA
- the recQ gene encoding DNA helicase RecQ — protein MKKEKVLKKYFGHKKFRDGQSEIIDNILEGNDILGIMPTGAGKSMCYQVPALMMEGITIVISPLISLMIDQVNSLVQSGVAAAYINSSLTLAQQNKVVSNIYKGMYKIIYVAPERLELEGFIRVAQTVKISMITIDEAHCVSQWGHDFRPGYLKIEEFIKKLSYRPIIAAFTATATDDVREDIIRILKLNNPYVKVTGFNRENLYFEVQRPKDKFTALCDILDRHKNQSAIVYCSTRKTVEEVCERLNDNGYDATRYHAGLDDDERQKNQDDFIYDQCEIMVATNAFGMGIDKSNVYLVVHYNMPKNIESYYQEAGRAGRDGGDADCIMLYSARDVNTARYFIENPDENSEISDQMRIKIMEKDFERLKMMTFYCTTSECLRAFILEYFGENPPLNCDNCGNCNTNFKTTDITVDAQKIVSCVYRIRKKGRSCGKTLLAEVLYGSKLDKIKRLDLDTISTYGIMSDMSLKRIRYIIDYLIQEGYLEVDEMNYRTVQPTLKTKEILNGKELSMKLIKEVSYTHKKDTVLTSEEDRLFERLKKLRNRRAVMASVPAYVIFQDSTLREMCRKRPVTDSEFLNISGVGEMKKRKYGKEFMEEIQKFINENE, from the coding sequence ATGAAAAAGGAAAAAGTTCTTAAAAAATATTTCGGACACAAGAAGTTTCGTGACGGACAGTCTGAGATTATAGATAATATATTAGAAGGAAACGATATTCTCGGAATAATGCCGACAGGTGCGGGAAAATCAATGTGTTACCAAGTACCGGCACTGATGATGGAAGGTATAACGATTGTAATTTCGCCGCTTATATCACTTATGATTGACCAAGTAAATTCACTTGTTCAGTCGGGTGTTGCCGCCGCATACATAAACAGTTCGCTGACTTTGGCACAGCAAAATAAAGTTGTAAGCAATATTTACAAGGGTATGTATAAAATAATATATGTTGCACCCGAAAGACTTGAACTTGAGGGATTTATAAGGGTAGCGCAAACAGTGAAAATCTCTATGATAACCATAGATGAAGCACATTGTGTATCGCAGTGGGGACACGATTTCAGACCGGGATATTTGAAAATAGAAGAATTTATAAAAAAACTTTCATACAGACCGATTATAGCCGCTTTTACCGCAACGGCGACTGACGATGTGAGAGAAGATATAATTCGTATTCTGAAACTAAACAATCCGTATGTTAAGGTTACGGGATTTAACAGAGAAAATCTGTATTTTGAAGTGCAAAGACCGAAAGATAAATTTACGGCACTTTGTGATATTTTGGACAGGCATAAAAATCAAAGTGCGATAGTTTATTGCTCGACAAGAAAAACGGTTGAGGAAGTGTGTGAAAGACTTAATGACAACGGATATGATGCGACAAGGTATCACGCAGGACTTGATGATGACGAAAGGCAGAAAAATCAAGACGATTTTATATACGACCAATGTGAAATAATGGTTGCAACGAACGCATTCGGTATGGGTATAGATAAATCGAACGTTTACCTTGTTGTGCATTACAATATGCCGAAAAATATTGAAAGCTATTATCAAGAGGCGGGCAGAGCGGGACGTGACGGCGGTGATGCAGACTGTATTATGCTTTACAGTGCCCGTGATGTCAATACTGCAAGATATTTTATCGAAAATCCGGATGAAAACTCAGAAATATCAGACCAAATGCGTATCAAAATTATGGAGAAAGATTTTGAACGCTTGAAAATGATGACGTTTTATTGTACTACAAGTGAGTGCCTCAGAGCATTTATTCTCGAATATTTCGGCGAAAATCCGCCGCTTAACTGTGACAACTGCGGAAATTGCAATACTAATTTTAAAACAACGGATATAACCGTTGACGCACAAAAAATAGTGTCATGTGTATACAGAATACGAAAAAAGGGGAGAAGTTGCGGTAAGACGCTTTTGGCGGAGGTACTTTACGGAAGTAAGCTCGACAAAATAAAAAGACTTGACCTTGATACTATTTCTACATACGGAATTATGAGCGATATGTCGCTTAAAAGGATAAGATATATTATTGATTATTTAATTCAAGAGGGCTATCTTGAAGTTGACGAAATGAATTACAGGACTGTACAGCCCACACTGAAAACAAAGGAAATATTAAACGGTAAAGAACTTTCGATGAAATTGATTAAGGAAGTTTCTTATACCCATAAGAAGGATACCGTTTTGACGTCTGAAGAAGACAGACTGTTTGAAAGACTTAAAAAACTTCGTAACAGACGTGCCGTTATGGCAAGTGTTCCTGCGTATGTTATATTTCAAGATTCTACACTTCGTGAAATGTGCCGTAAACGTCCTGTTACGGACAGCGAATTTTTGAATATCTCCGGTGTCGGCGAAATGAAAAAACGTAAATACGGCAAAGAATTTATGGAAGAAATACAAAAGTTTATAAACGAAAACGAGTAG
- a CDS encoding P-II family nitrogen regulator, translated as MAEMTKIEIITRQSKLEDLKTALNEIGINGMTVSNVLGYGVQKGQKHRYRGVEYSVDLLPKIKIEMVVCTVPVDDVVNTAISVLRTGEIGDGKIFISPVSRVIKVRTGEEDREALL; from the coding sequence ATGGCAGAAATGACAAAAATCGAAATTATCACAAGACAGAGCAAACTTGAGGATTTAAAGACGGCTTTAAATGAAATCGGAATTAACGGAATGACCGTATCCAATGTATTGGGTTACGGTGTGCAAAAGGGACAAAAGCACCGTTACAGAGGTGTTGAGTACAGCGTTGACTTACTTCCGAAGATAAAAATTGAAATGGTTGTATGTACAGTGCCTGTTGATGATGTTGTTAATACGGCAATTTCGGTTTTGAGAACAGGTGAAATCGGTGACGGTAAGATTTTTATTTCACCTGTATCGAGAGTTATAAAAGTAAGAACAGGCGAAGAGGACAGAGAGGCTTTATTATAG
- a CDS encoding YicC/YloC family endoribonuclease, giving the protein MLKSMTGYGRREAVTEGKKILVEIKSVNHRYSDYNIKVQRHLGFLEDKIRKYVSSSITRGKVDIYLNVENYETADKQITLNKEIAKNYIDVLYQLRDEFGLKDDITVSNVASNPDIFSTERVEEDEEALWNTVKTVLDGALSDFIAMREREGERIQKDLCERIDYMRTLVKEVDERSPQTVKEYSDKLYEKIKEVLDGKEIDEARILTEVAIYADKVAVNEETVRLGSHFEEFDTIINSGSPAGRKLDFLIQEINREVNTIGSKASDIEIAKTVVTLKGEIEKLREQIQNIE; this is encoded by the coding sequence ATGCTGAAAAGTATGACCGGATACGGCAGACGAGAGGCCGTAACAGAAGGAAAAAAGATACTTGTGGAGATAAAATCGGTAAATCACAGATATTCGGATTACAATATAAAAGTGCAAAGACATCTTGGCTTTTTGGAAGATAAAATCAGAAAGTATGTATCGTCAAGTATAACTCGCGGTAAGGTTGATATATACCTTAATGTAGAGAACTACGAAACTGCCGACAAGCAGATTACATTAAATAAGGAAATCGCAAAAAATTACATAGATGTTTTATACCAACTTAGAGATGAATTCGGATTAAAGGACGATATAACAGTATCAAACGTTGCGTCAAATCCGGACATTTTCTCAACCGAAAGAGTTGAAGAAGATGAGGAGGCTCTGTGGAATACGGTTAAAACCGTTCTTGACGGCGCACTTAGCGACTTTATCGCAATGCGTGAGCGTGAGGGTGAGAGAATACAAAAGGACTTGTGCGAGCGAATTGACTATATGCGTACACTTGTCAAGGAAGTAGATGAGCGTTCACCGCAGACTGTTAAGGAATACAGTGACAAACTTTACGAAAAGATTAAAGAAGTTCTTGACGGTAAAGAAATAGACGAAGCAAGAATACTTACCGAAGTTGCAATTTATGCCGATAAAGTGGCAGTAAATGAGGAAACGGTAAGACTTGGCAGTCACTTTGAAGAATTTGACACTATAATAAACAGCGGTTCGCCGGCAGGCAGAAAGCTTGATTTCTTAATTCAGGAAATTAACCGTGAAGTAAATACAATCGGTTCAAAGGCAAGTGATATTGAAATCGCCAAAACCGTTGTAACGCTAAAGGGTGAAATTGAAAAATTAAGAGAGCAAATTCAAAATATTGAATAA
- the gmk gene encoding guanylate kinase → MSRGVLFVMSGPSGTGKGTICNELLANENNDVFLSVSSTTREKRKGETDGVTYNYTTVENFKKMIDNGEMLEYAMYSGNYYGTPKKTVEDMLDGGKNVLLEIEPQGALKVKKLFEEAVLMFIAPPSMKVLKQRLEDRGRETAEQIEERLEAAKWELSQSTKYDCIFVNDELGECVREVEETMRDKVQKRNLVDKLLAENY, encoded by the coding sequence ATGAGTAGAGGTGTACTTTTTGTAATGTCCGGACCGTCGGGAACGGGCAAAGGAACGATTTGTAATGAACTTCTTGCAAATGAAAATAACGACGTATTTTTGTCCGTATCGTCAACAACGAGAGAAAAACGCAAAGGTGAAACCGACGGCGTGACATATAATTATACAACGGTGGAAAACTTTAAGAAGATGATAGACAACGGAGAAATGCTTGAATATGCTATGTACAGCGGCAATTATTACGGTACTCCGAAAAAGACTGTTGAAGATATGCTTGACGGCGGCAAAAACGTTTTGCTTGAAATCGAACCGCAAGGCGCACTTAAAGTTAAGAAACTTTTTGAAGAGGCAGTACTTATGTTTATAGCACCGCCGTCAATGAAAGTTTTAAAACAGCGACTTGAGGACAGAGGCCGTGAAACGGCAGAACAAATAGAAGAACGACTTGAGGCGGCAAAATGGGAATTATCTCAGTCGACGAAATATGACTGTATATTCGTAAACGACGAACTTGGCGAGTGTGTTCGTGAAGTCGAAGAAACAATGCGTGATAAGGTTCAAAAGCGTAACCTTGTTGATAAATTATTAGCTGAAAATTATTGA
- a CDS encoding copper amine oxidase N-terminal domain-containing protein has translation MKKIIAAAVVASMVVPCFSVSAAERVKEVSSVYGDKSEIHIVYNDKVVKYDDVKPVNTDGRVMIPFRAALENMGASVDYDDSSRLVTAKKGDTTIKFTLMDDTIYVDNNGSESTVKMDTPMIIVDDRTLVPIRFMSNAFGMQVGWDGNTETVVILDADDYFNEFENSAPNISKLLNKETPKYNKEYTAFDVSFDLNNGNSKYSVAANGSIDGKNKDNVAGADVKFNGSLNESNVNDATLNAVVADDKVYFKTDVIEKLAQSSDNAKIKALALIVKSDVWYSIDLNKALTSLGVPTATINIVDSAVGGNTAKAMDTLKSAYQTEGDTDIDTIISLASMFDMYEQMDKYITVTETENGGYSLKMNIKSEDMLNILKNISNISDSDYNQLKNDFKFNVSANSETDATKSTSDANIEVGYADDMSLKMTVSSNAEKDDTIVTPEIPTGAADITDLFVSTIKTKNN, from the coding sequence ATGAAGAAAATTATTGCGGCGGCAGTTGTGGCGTCAATGGTTGTACCGTGCTTTTCGGTAAGTGCGGCGGAAAGAGTAAAAGAAGTTTCGAGCGTGTACGGTGATAAATCGGAAATACATATTGTATATAATGATAAGGTTGTAAAATATGATGACGTTAAGCCTGTAAATACTGACGGCAGAGTTATGATACCGTTCAGAGCGGCACTTGAAAATATGGGCGCAAGCGTTGATTATGATGATTCAAGCAGACTTGTAACGGCTAAAAAGGGTGACACAACAATTAAGTTTACACTTATGGACGATACAATATATGTAGACAATAACGGAAGTGAATCAACCGTTAAAATGGACACACCTATGATTATTGTTGATGACAGAACTCTTGTTCCTATTCGTTTTATGAGTAACGCATTCGGTATGCAGGTAGGCTGGGACGGAAATACGGAAACAGTTGTAATCCTTGATGCTGACGATTATTTTAACGAATTTGAAAACTCGGCACCGAATATTTCAAAACTTTTAAATAAGGAAACACCGAAATATAATAAGGAATATACTGCATTTGATGTGAGTTTTGATTTGAATAACGGCAACAGTAAATACAGTGTTGCGGCAAACGGAAGTATTGACGGCAAAAATAAAGATAATGTTGCGGGTGCGGATGTGAAGTTTAACGGCTCATTGAATGAAAGCAATGTAAATGACGCAACACTTAACGCAGTAGTAGCGGATGATAAGGTTTACTTTAAAACAGATGTTATAGAAAAACTTGCTCAAAGCTCGGACAATGCAAAAATCAAGGCATTGGCACTTATCGTAAAGAGTGATGTATGGTACAGTATTGATTTAAACAAAGCCTTGACTTCTCTCGGTGTGCCGACTGCCACAATAAATATAGTGGACAGTGCTGTCGGCGGAAATACTGCAAAGGCTATGGACACATTAAAGAGTGCTTATCAGACAGAGGGCGATACTGATATTGATACTATTATTTCATTGGCTTCAATGTTTGATATGTATGAACAGATGGATAAATATATAACGGTTACAGAAACTGAAAACGGCGGTTACAGCCTAAAAATGAATATCAAATCAGAAGATATGCTTAACATTTTGAAAAATATAAGCAATATATCGGACAGTGACTATAATCAATTAAAAAATGATTTTAAGTTTAATGTTTCCGCAAACAGCGAAACGGACGCAACAAAATCAACAAGTGACGCAAATATAGAAGTCGGATATGCTGATGATATGTCACTTAAAATGACAGTATCGTCAAATGCGGAAAAGGACGATACAATAGTGACACCTGAAATTCCGACAGGTGCGGCTGATATAACGGATTTATTTGTAAGTACGATAAAAACAAAAAATAATTAA